Proteins from a single region of Aureibacter tunicatorum:
- the cysD gene encoding sulfate adenylyltransferase subunit CysD, with product MKSYNLTHLKELEAEAIYVLREVAAQFENPALLFSGGKDSIVVSHLARKAFFPARIPFPLVHIDTGHNFPETIEFRDRYVEKIGAKLIVGSVQQSIDEGKVVEEKGFNASRNALQTVTLLDTIETHKFDACIGGARRDEEKARAKERFFSHRDEFGQWDPKNQRPELWNLYNGRHQMGENFRVFPISNWTEMDIWQYILAEGIELPSLYFAHEREIFMRDGVPLAAVDVIPRRDTEVVEKKVVRFRTIGDMTCTGAVFSPADSLEGIIEEVASSRVTERGTRADDKRSEAAMEDRKKQGYF from the coding sequence ATGAAATCATACAACCTCACTCACTTGAAAGAACTTGAAGCAGAGGCGATCTACGTGCTTAGAGAAGTTGCGGCTCAGTTCGAAAACCCAGCGTTGCTATTTTCCGGAGGGAAAGATTCAATTGTAGTGTCGCATTTGGCAAGAAAAGCATTTTTTCCTGCTCGCATTCCTTTTCCTTTGGTTCATATAGACACAGGTCATAACTTTCCAGAGACGATTGAATTCAGAGATAGATATGTAGAGAAAATAGGAGCTAAACTTATCGTAGGTTCTGTGCAACAATCTATTGATGAAGGAAAAGTAGTGGAGGAAAAAGGATTTAACGCTAGTCGTAACGCTCTACAGACAGTGACTCTTTTGGATACAATTGAAACTCATAAGTTTGATGCTTGTATCGGTGGAGCTCGTAGAGATGAGGAAAAGGCTAGAGCTAAAGAAAGATTTTTCTCACACAGAGATGAGTTTGGACAGTGGGATCCAAAAAACCAACGTCCTGAACTTTGGAACTTATATAATGGACGCCATCAGATGGGTGAAAACTTTAGAGTATTCCCTATTTCCAACTGGACTGAAATGGATATCTGGCAGTATATCTTGGCGGAAGGAATTGAGTTGCCATCTTTATATTTTGCTCATGAAAGAGAAATTTTCATGAGAGACGGAGTGCCTTTGGCCGCTGTGGATGTAATTCCTAGAAGAGATACTGAAGTAGTAGAGAAAAAGGTGGTAAGATTTAGAACGATCGGTGATATGACGTGTACTGGAGCTGTGTTTTCTCCAGCGGACTCATTGGAAGGTATCATCGAGGAAGTTGCTTCCAGTCGTGTGACTGAAAGAGGTACCAGAGCTGATGACAAACGTTCTGAAGCAGCGATGGAAGACAGAAAAAAACAAGGTTATTTCTAG
- a CDS encoding undecaprenyl-phosphate glucose phosphotransferase: MRYEKYIKEINLLLNLLAICFSFLAFQVIETSFNSIFLGRDFFSTLLLFSISWVFASIFTQINDSKRNLKIEQIFKKLLNAFGFYLLFIFLLLFLRGEEVRNDYIFKLYFFSIIFISLFQTVFTFFMKSWRRSGHNFKKVVIAGYGDIAEELAAYFQQYPENGYSFLGFFGNGNSSRDLRELNQYCLDNEINEIYCCTAFVDAKEINRIINFAEDNFIKVKVIPDYRGFKLKGVEPQIYDYIPVLSIKEIPLDDPFNKFLKRSFDVLFSFLVIVFILSWLVPILGLLIKMESKGPVFFKQKRSGINNEPFWCFKFRSMGVNRDADNKQATKNDVRITKIGAFIRKTSIDELPQFINVLKGEMSVVGPRPHMLKHTEEYSKIIERFMVRHEVKPGVTGLAQAKGYRGETETTQDMKNRVTMDKFYVANWTFIFDLKIILMTIDSIFNNNENAY; this comes from the coding sequence ATGAGATACGAAAAATATATAAAGGAAATTAACTTATTGTTAAATTTATTAGCGATTTGTTTTTCATTTCTTGCTTTTCAAGTAATAGAAACAAGTTTTAATTCAATTTTTTTAGGCCGAGATTTCTTTAGTACTTTGTTGCTTTTTAGCATATCATGGGTATTTGCCTCTATTTTCACGCAGATAAATGATTCTAAACGAAATTTGAAAATTGAACAAATATTTAAGAAGTTACTTAATGCATTTGGATTTTATTTGCTATTTATATTTCTGTTGTTGTTTTTAAGGGGGGAAGAAGTTCGTAATGACTATATTTTTAAGCTTTACTTTTTTTCAATCATTTTTATCTCACTTTTCCAAACAGTTTTCACCTTTTTCATGAAGAGCTGGAGAAGAAGTGGACATAATTTTAAAAAAGTAGTAATAGCTGGATATGGGGATATAGCAGAGGAGTTGGCTGCTTATTTTCAACAATATCCTGAAAATGGATATTCTTTTTTGGGCTTTTTTGGAAATGGTAATAGCAGCAGAGATTTAAGGGAATTGAATCAATATTGTTTGGATAATGAAATCAATGAAATATACTGTTGCACAGCTTTTGTTGATGCGAAAGAAATAAATCGAATAATAAATTTTGCTGAAGATAATTTTATTAAGGTCAAGGTTATTCCTGATTACAGAGGTTTTAAGTTGAAAGGGGTTGAACCTCAGATATATGATTATATTCCAGTATTGAGTATTAAAGAAATTCCTTTAGATGATCCGTTTAATAAATTTCTCAAAAGAAGTTTTGATGTTTTATTCTCTTTTTTAGTTATTGTTTTTATTCTATCTTGGCTAGTACCAATTTTAGGGCTTTTAATTAAAATGGAATCAAAAGGGCCGGTTTTCTTTAAGCAAAAAAGAAGTGGTATAAATAATGAACCATTCTGGTGTTTTAAGTTTCGCTCTATGGGAGTGAATCGAGATGCGGATAATAAGCAAGCTACTAAAAATGATGTAAGAATAACCAAAATAGGAGCATTTATAAGAAAAACGTCCATTGATGAGCTTCCTCAATTTATTAATGTGCTAAAAGGTGAAATGTCTGTTGTAGGACCTCGTCCGCATATGTTAAAACATACAGAAGAATATTCTAAAATAATTGAGAGATTTATGGTGAGGCATGAAGTGAAGCCTGGAGTTACAGGTTTGGCTCAAGCTAAAGGGTATAGAGGAGAGACTGAAACGACTCAAGATATGAAAAATAGGGTAACGATGGATAAATTCTATGTCGCTAATTGGACATTTATCTTTGATTTAAAAATAATATTGATGACTATTGATTCTATATTTAATAATAATGAGAATGCGTATTAA
- the cysQ gene encoding 3'(2'),5'-bisphosphate nucleotidase CysQ, with product MSYSALAEELAKVAKQAGQAILEIYNDPAQSECVDYKADDSPLTLADKASHVVIAEGLEKLCPEIPVISEEGEQLDYQQRKDWKKFFLVDPLDGTKEFIKRNGEFTVNIALLENNVPLIGIIYVPVHDIMYIGIVGEKAIKIDGQNTHTLLEVNNKPENRIAVRSKSHPAPEEEAVLQKYGVTEEVSVGSSLKFCMVAEGKADVYYRHGPTMEWDTAAGQAVAEAAGARVFIGSTEEKQFSYNKENLLNSSFLVLGF from the coding sequence ATGAGCTACAGTGCTTTAGCTGAAGAATTGGCCAAGGTTGCCAAACAAGCAGGACAAGCTATACTTGAAATATACAACGACCCCGCGCAATCCGAATGCGTAGACTATAAAGCCGATGACTCTCCACTGACTCTGGCTGACAAAGCTTCTCATGTGGTCATCGCGGAAGGCTTGGAAAAATTATGTCCCGAAATTCCTGTGATTTCCGAAGAGGGAGAACAACTAGATTACCAACAAAGAAAAGATTGGAAAAAATTCTTCTTGGTAGACCCTCTTGACGGTACTAAAGAGTTCATCAAACGCAATGGAGAATTCACTGTCAATATCGCATTGCTTGAAAACAATGTACCACTCATTGGGATCATCTATGTTCCTGTGCATGACATCATGTATATAGGTATTGTCGGAGAGAAAGCTATCAAAATCGATGGCCAAAATACCCATACTCTTCTAGAAGTAAACAATAAGCCTGAAAACCGAATCGCAGTGAGAAGCAAATCTCACCCAGCGCCTGAAGAGGAAGCGGTTCTTCAAAAATATGGAGTAACAGAAGAAGTCTCGGTAGGCAGTTCACTTAAGTTTTGCATGGTTGCAGAAGGCAAAGCAGATGTGTATTATCGTCACGGGCCTACAATGGAGTGGGACACTGCCGCTGGTCAAGCGGTAGCGGAAGCTGCTGGGGCTAGAGTTTTCATTGGCAGTACTGAAGAAAAGCAGTTCAGCTATAATAAAGAGAATCTTTTGAATAGCTCCTTTTTGGTTTTAGGATTTTAA
- the cysC gene encoding adenylyl-sulfate kinase, with amino-acid sequence MSAHIYPIFDTLLQKEDKEKVLKQKACVIWMVGLSGSGKSTLARALENTLHEKGYLTQLLDGDNLRTGINNNLGFSEEDRIENIRRAAETSKLFANCGIVTICSLISPTEQIRSMAKEIIGEEDYFEVFISCPIEVCEQRDVKGLYAKARKGEIKHFTGIDSPFEEPQNPSLIIETDKDELSVSHQKLVDAVLEKIKYTS; translated from the coding sequence ATGTCTGCACATATTTATCCAATATTTGACACTCTTCTCCAAAAAGAGGATAAGGAAAAAGTGCTAAAGCAAAAGGCTTGCGTGATCTGGATGGTAGGGCTTTCGGGTTCTGGAAAAAGCACGCTTGCAAGAGCTTTGGAGAATACTCTTCATGAAAAAGGCTACTTGACGCAACTATTGGATGGCGACAACTTGCGAACTGGAATCAATAACAATCTAGGCTTCTCCGAAGAAGACAGAATTGAGAATATTCGCAGAGCTGCCGAAACATCCAAATTATTTGCGAACTGTGGAATCGTAACGATTTGCTCATTGATAAGCCCTACAGAACAAATAAGGTCTATGGCAAAAGAGATCATCGGCGAAGAGGATTATTTTGAAGTCTTTATCAGTTGTCCAATAGAAGTGTGCGAACAAAGAGATGTGAAAGGGCTTTATGCCAAGGCTAGAAAAGGCGAGATAAAGCACTTCACAGGTATAGATTCACCTTTTGAAGAACCTCAAAATCCAAGTTTGATTATTGAAACGGACAAAGATGAATTGAGCGTAAGCCACCAAAAACTTGTGGATGCCGTATTAGAAAAAATAAAATATACTAGTTAA
- the cysN gene encoding sulfate adenylyltransferase subunit CysN encodes MSENTINSNAYLDMELLRFTTAGSVDDGKSTLIGRLLYDSKSIFEDQLQAVEESSKRRGDENVNLALVTDGLRAEREQGITIDVAYRYFATPKRKFIIADTPGHIQYTRNMVTGASSANLAIILIDARHGVIEQTCRHTFIASLLGIPHVVFCINKMDLVDWSEEAYEKIKSDVEAFTSKLDVKDVKFIPISALKGDNVVNESENMPWYKGGTLLYHLENVHIGSDHNHIDCRFPVQTVIRPHSDEYHDFRGYAGTVAGGVFKKGDEVTVLPSGFSSKIKSITSFEGDLEEAYAPMATTITLEDEIDISRGDMLVRPNNQPEVSQDVDIMVCWMGDKPLVPGGKYAVKHTTNEVRAMVKEINYKIDINTLHRIEDDKEIKMNDIARLKLRTTKPLLFDKYTRNRYTGSLIIIDEATNVTVAAGMII; translated from the coding sequence ATGTCTGAAAATACAATAAATTCGAATGCTTACCTAGATATGGAATTGCTTCGCTTCACTACAGCAGGTAGTGTGGATGATGGTAAGAGTACGCTTATCGGTAGGCTTCTATACGATTCAAAAAGTATCTTTGAAGATCAGCTTCAAGCTGTGGAAGAGTCAAGTAAAAGAAGAGGCGACGAAAACGTTAACCTTGCGTTGGTAACAGATGGTTTGAGAGCTGAGCGCGAGCAAGGTATTACTATTGATGTTGCTTATAGATATTTTGCTACTCCTAAGCGTAAGTTTATCATAGCTGATACTCCGGGACACATTCAGTACACGCGTAACATGGTGACTGGAGCTTCTTCAGCGAACTTGGCGATTATCTTGATCGATGCTCGCCATGGGGTTATCGAACAAACTTGCCGTCATACTTTTATTGCTTCATTGCTTGGAATTCCTCACGTAGTGTTCTGTATCAATAAAATGGACCTTGTGGACTGGAGCGAAGAGGCATATGAAAAAATCAAATCAGATGTTGAAGCATTTACTTCTAAGCTTGACGTTAAAGATGTGAAGTTCATTCCGATCAGTGCTCTTAAAGGAGACAATGTAGTGAATGAGTCTGAAAATATGCCTTGGTACAAAGGTGGCACTTTGCTTTACCATTTGGAAAATGTGCATATTGGAAGCGACCACAATCATATTGACTGCAGATTCCCTGTGCAAACAGTTATTAGACCTCACTCTGATGAGTATCATGACTTTAGAGGTTATGCTGGTACAGTAGCAGGAGGCGTATTCAAAAAAGGCGATGAGGTAACGGTCTTGCCTTCAGGGTTCAGCTCAAAAATTAAATCAATTACGTCATTCGAAGGAGATTTGGAAGAAGCTTATGCTCCAATGGCAACTACAATCACATTGGAAGATGAGATTGATATTAGCCGAGGAGATATGCTAGTTCGTCCTAATAACCAACCAGAAGTAAGCCAAGATGTGGATATTATGGTTTGCTGGATGGGAGACAAGCCTTTGGTTCCGGGTGGTAAATACGCTGTCAAGCATACAACCAACGAAGTAAGAGCGATGGTGAAGGAAATCAACTACAAGATTGATATCAATACTTTGCATCGTATCGAAGATGATAAGGAGATCAAAATGAATGATATCGCTAGATTGAAGCTGAGAACGACTAAGCCGTTATTATTCGATAAATATACAAGAAATAGATATACTGGAAGTTTGATTATTATTGATGAAGCTACGAATGTAACTGTGGCGGCAGGGATGATAATCTAA
- a CDS encoding M48 family metallopeptidase, translating into MNIFTIGLGVGLASMGVLVLIFLLKFIFKSHKKDRSHLIEVTKAEEPQLFAMIEEIVLKVGTNFPKKVYLSAEVNAAVFYDSSFWSMFFPVQKNLLIGMGLINGISKDELKAILSHEFGHFSQRTMKVGSYVYNVNQVIHNMLYENEGFDNLINKWANASGYFAFFASLAYRIISGIQWLLIQVYEIVNKSFLSLSREMEFQADEIAANVTGIAPLKSSLLRTELIDYSFNEVLTFYERNFSKGLRSENLFEEQSYVLDFLAKENELSIVNNLPEISLEEMNKFNKSKLVIEDQWSSHPSTEQRIERLLSLKFGEQGQSSRLATSVFLNSEKLQNKLTKLLFSQVKFESETKALSLTGFKGEYRKAFLENSFDKLYNGYYDNKNPNLFEMDTVSDVALENTKLEELFSSEVKDKVYVVLALISDMQVIEQVCQKLIPIKSFDYDGIRYTRKTCSALLSTLRLELEKQQNQISENDKAIYSYFLTTEKQNGSEGNLKQMYQEFFEFDRQYDKRMELFNRLTESLSFVNYVLAPDQIKENFLNLEPLEAQFKSDIESLMKEKKIIERIDSEHKEKIDLYLSKKWQYFGVETYFDENIQMLFMVINIYVQLLDNAFFLKKKDLLNYQVSLISVLKEA; encoded by the coding sequence ATGAACATATTCACGATTGGCTTGGGTGTCGGTTTAGCCAGTATGGGAGTTTTAGTATTGATATTTTTATTGAAATTTATTTTCAAATCGCATAAGAAAGATAGATCCCACCTTATTGAAGTCACAAAGGCTGAAGAACCTCAACTCTTTGCAATGATTGAAGAGATAGTTCTGAAAGTAGGAACCAACTTTCCCAAAAAAGTCTATTTGTCGGCTGAAGTCAATGCCGCGGTTTTTTATGATTCTAGTTTTTGGAGTATGTTTTTTCCTGTTCAGAAAAATTTGCTCATTGGGATGGGCTTGATTAATGGAATATCCAAGGATGAGCTTAAGGCTATTCTGTCACATGAGTTCGGACACTTTTCTCAAAGAACGATGAAAGTGGGAAGCTATGTGTATAATGTGAATCAAGTTATTCATAATATGCTATATGAAAATGAAGGTTTCGATAATCTTATTAATAAATGGGCAAACGCAAGTGGTTATTTCGCTTTTTTTGCGAGTTTGGCTTATCGTATAATTTCAGGAATTCAATGGCTTTTGATTCAAGTTTATGAAATTGTGAATAAGAGTTTTCTATCCTTGTCAAGAGAAATGGAGTTTCAAGCGGATGAAATTGCAGCAAATGTCACAGGGATTGCTCCTCTTAAAAGCTCTCTGTTGAGAACCGAATTGATTGATTATTCATTTAATGAAGTATTGACATTTTATGAAAGAAATTTTTCTAAAGGGTTGAGAAGCGAGAATTTGTTTGAAGAGCAGTCATATGTCTTAGATTTTTTAGCCAAGGAGAATGAACTTTCGATAGTGAATAATCTGCCGGAAATTAGCTTGGAAGAGATGAACAAATTCAATAAATCTAAGCTGGTAATTGAGGACCAATGGTCTTCTCATCCTAGTACAGAGCAACGTATTGAGCGATTATTGTCATTAAAATTTGGCGAGCAAGGTCAAAGCTCAAGGCTAGCTACATCAGTTTTTTTGAACTCTGAAAAACTTCAAAATAAGCTGACAAAACTTTTGTTTAGTCAAGTAAAGTTCGAATCAGAAACAAAAGCATTGTCTTTAACTGGTTTTAAGGGTGAATATAGAAAAGCGTTTTTGGAGAATTCTTTTGATAAGCTTTACAATGGGTATTATGATAATAAAAACCCAAATTTATTTGAAATGGATACTGTAAGTGACGTCGCTTTAGAGAATACTAAACTTGAGGAACTATTTTCATCAGAAGTAAAAGATAAAGTATACGTTGTATTGGCATTAATTTCGGACATGCAAGTAATCGAGCAGGTTTGTCAAAAGTTGATACCAATCAAATCATTTGATTATGATGGAATAAGATATACAAGAAAGACATGCAGTGCTTTATTATCAACATTAAGGCTTGAGCTGGAGAAGCAACAGAATCAAATCAGTGAAAACGACAAGGCTATTTATTCTTATTTTCTGACGACAGAAAAGCAGAACGGTTCTGAGGGGAATTTGAAACAAATGTATCAAGAGTTTTTTGAATTTGACAGACAGTATGATAAGCGAATGGAATTGTTTAATAGACTGACAGAGTCATTGAGTTTTGTGAACTATGTGCTAGCACCTGACCAGATCAAGGAAAACTTTTTAAATCTGGAACCATTGGAAGCTCAGTTTAAATCGGATATAGAGTCTTTGATGAAAGAGAAGAAAATAATCGAAAGGATTGATTCGGAGCATAAAGAAAAAATTGACTTATATCTATCTAAAAAATGGCAATACTTTGGTGTGGAGACATATTTTGATGAAAATATTCAAATGCTATTTATGGTCATTAATATATATGTTCAATTGTTGGATAATGCTTTTTTCTTAAAAAAGAAAGATTTGTTAAACTATCAGGTAAGCTTAATTTCAGTTTTAAAAGAGGCCTAA
- a CDS encoding capsule assembly Wzi family protein, with product MISKLLVAFLFFVLCNPLKNGYAQNKEHGDLEVQVSSITAFSTQGYLPTWISANQYGIFDDSRSNFLIRPSITYKDSLNKSWSFSFGVDAIVDSRIGDSRIQQAYGEINYKSFMFLVGIKETDFYNHMGALTSGSFMNSRNNRPFPTIAFGFPEYTNLPLTNGYVQIKGVFEQSVLEEDRHVSNPLLHRKNFYIKSNKLPVNVFVGAAHQVMFGGSRDGVDYTPSFKDYLKIIMGSSGGETATGGEATNRLGDHMGYFDFGLEVDRDDFTLIGYLQKPFEDGSGYHKFFRRNNDRFFGLGYTSKQKKIISSILYENIYTKFQSGEGIPDPTDKYPEEESNFGHSFGGRDDYYNNYIYKSGSTYKGNVIGNPLFLTSRRAGYYFDQVQDEYGYIVNNRIIAHHFAINGWLNSKLSYKLFYTYTDNYGTYAGLNQGRYEWESMNPDRDPYNDGSTTYQFQDGLIQNSILLEGKYHFEKSPIILKASVGFDFGDMTNNFGMLLGLKWTFSDLLKKTANEK from the coding sequence ATGATAAGCAAATTACTTGTGGCGTTTTTGTTTTTTGTGTTATGTAACCCTTTGAAAAATGGTTATGCTCAGAATAAAGAACACGGTGATTTAGAAGTTCAAGTTAGTTCAATTACAGCTTTTTCTACTCAAGGATATTTGCCTACTTGGATTAGCGCTAATCAATACGGCATTTTTGATGATAGTAGAAGTAATTTTTTAATAAGACCTTCCATAACCTATAAAGATAGTTTAAATAAGTCGTGGAGCTTTTCCTTTGGTGTTGATGCAATAGTTGACTCAAGAATTGGGGATAGTCGAATCCAACAAGCTTATGGGGAAATTAACTATAAAAGTTTCATGTTTTTGGTCGGTATAAAGGAAACTGACTTTTACAATCATATGGGAGCTTTAACATCAGGCTCATTCATGAACTCAAGAAACAACAGGCCTTTTCCAACAATTGCTTTTGGGTTTCCCGAGTATACTAATTTGCCTTTAACAAATGGATATGTGCAAATTAAAGGAGTGTTTGAACAATCTGTTTTAGAAGAAGATAGACATGTTAGTAACCCATTATTGCATAGGAAAAATTTTTATATTAAGTCCAATAAGTTGCCTGTGAATGTATTTGTTGGTGCAGCTCATCAAGTAATGTTTGGTGGAAGTAGGGATGGTGTTGATTATACTCCCTCATTTAAAGATTATTTAAAGATAATAATGGGATCTTCTGGAGGTGAAACAGCTACAGGAGGAGAGGCTACAAATAGATTGGGAGATCATATGGGCTATTTTGATTTTGGCTTAGAAGTCGATAGAGATGATTTTACCTTGATAGGTTATTTACAAAAACCTTTTGAAGATGGCTCCGGCTATCATAAGTTTTTTCGACGCAATAACGATAGATTTTTTGGATTAGGTTATACGTCAAAACAAAAGAAAATAATATCATCAATTTTGTATGAGAATATATATACAAAGTTTCAAAGTGGAGAAGGAATTCCTGATCCGACGGATAAGTATCCTGAAGAGGAAAGTAATTTCGGACATTCCTTTGGCGGAAGAGATGATTATTATAATAATTATATATATAAGAGCGGAAGTACTTATAAAGGAAATGTAATAGGCAACCCGTTATTTTTGACTTCACGAAGAGCCGGTTATTATTTTGATCAAGTACAGGACGAGTATGGATACATTGTGAATAATAGAATAATAGCTCATCATTTTGCAATAAATGGTTGGTTGAATTCAAAATTATCATATAAGTTGTTTTATACATATACCGATAATTACGGAACATATGCAGGGTTGAATCAAGGAAGGTATGAATGGGAGAGTATGAATCCGGATAGAGATCCATATAATGATGGAAGTACAACATATCAATTTCAAGATGGGCTGATACAAAATTCTATTTTATTAGAAGGAAAATATCATTTTGAAAAATCTCCAATCATTTTGAAAGCAAGTGTTGGTTTTGATTTTGGGGATATGACGAATAATTTTGGAATGTTGCTTGGTTTGAAATGGACATTTTCAGATTTATTGAAAAAGACAGCGAATGAAAAATAA
- a CDS encoding mannose-1-phosphate guanylyltransferase, protein MKNNFLLVLAGGIGSRIWPYSRQNKPKQFQDILGIGKSFLQMTVERFSDVVPSERVYILTNENYKTLIMQELPELKENQILLEPCMRNTAPCIAYATWKIHQLNSDANVIIAPSDHFISRKYRFEAIVKEALDLAVDKKSIVTLGMTPHRPNTGYGYIEIDEEKPNGTAFAVKKFTEKPDLKTAIQFINAGNYLWNAGLFIASTQALKDSFEKFTPSLAVIFDTIEKDLNTDKEQETINVHYPDCEDISIDFGIMEKSEDILCIPAEIGWSDVGTWGSLYEMSEKNQEGNVIHGNALTFDTKNCLIKLPDDKLAIVEGLSNYIVAQNDNALMICPLESEQRVKEYLKTLKEKKETPFI, encoded by the coding sequence ATGAAAAATAATTTTTTACTGGTACTAGCAGGAGGCATAGGCTCACGTATATGGCCTTATAGTAGACAAAATAAACCCAAGCAGTTTCAGGATATCCTTGGGATAGGAAAGAGCTTTTTGCAGATGACTGTGGAAAGGTTTAGCGATGTTGTTCCTTCTGAAAGAGTTTATATTCTTACGAATGAGAATTACAAAACGCTGATCATGCAAGAACTTCCTGAACTCAAGGAGAATCAAATATTGCTAGAGCCTTGCATGCGAAATACAGCTCCATGCATAGCATATGCGACATGGAAAATCCATCAACTGAATTCTGATGCGAATGTCATTATCGCTCCTTCCGATCATTTTATTTCTAGAAAATATAGATTCGAAGCGATCGTAAAAGAGGCTTTAGACCTTGCTGTGGATAAGAAGTCTATTGTTACGCTTGGGATGACTCCTCACCGTCCAAATACAGGGTATGGCTATATTGAAATCGACGAGGAAAAACCAAATGGGACGGCCTTTGCTGTGAAGAAATTTACAGAAAAACCGGATTTGAAAACCGCGATTCAATTTATTAACGCGGGGAATTATCTTTGGAATGCAGGATTGTTTATAGCAAGTACGCAGGCTTTGAAAGATAGTTTTGAGAAGTTCACACCTTCTTTGGCAGTGATATTTGATACTATAGAAAAAGATCTGAATACTGATAAAGAGCAAGAAACGATTAATGTGCATTATCCCGACTGCGAAGATATTTCCATAGACTTTGGAATTATGGAAAAGTCGGAAGATATATTATGCATTCCTGCTGAAATTGGTTGGTCTGATGTTGGTACTTGGGGCTCATTGTACGAGATGTCTGAAAAAAATCAGGAGGGCAATGTCATACATGGCAATGCTTTGACCTTTGATACCAAGAATTGCTTGATAAAATTGCCGGATGACAAGCTGGCTATTGTTGAGGGGCTTAGCAACTATATCGTTGCTCAGAACGATAATGCCTTGATGATTTGTCCTTTGGAAAGCGAGCAAAGAGTGAAAGAATATCTAAAAACCCTAAAGGAAAAGAAAGAAACGCCTTTTATATAG